CATCGCGCCCTCGGAAATTCATTCTTTTACCCACTTTCCGGAATCGCTTCCGAGTTTGATATTCGAACCTCCGAATCCGTGTTAACCAACAGACTGGCTGTATCACAGAATTTTGTTGGTTAAACCGAAGCATTTGGATTCTCCGAGCTAGACCTGCCGATCGAAATTATGTTCGCTGAGGGTTTCAACAGACTTCGTCAAATGAAATGGAGGCTCCCGCTACGCAACTTGGCGGACGTGGGCTTTGACAGCTTGATAGAGCCCGTCGAAATCATCGAACTCGTCGACTGTAACGTGCCAGCGGTCTGAAATCGCATCGATCATCGAACTTTCGACGTTCTGTTCGCCAAGGAACAGCACTTCTTCACGGAGTTCCTGTGACGAGAGATGTTCACAGACAGATCCGATCTCGATTCCTACACCGAGGTTGTCGCCCATCGCCGGGGCAATAAAGACAGTTGCAACGGACGCTTTAGTAAATTCGACACTTTGGGTAGCAGCGTCCATTTCGTAGAGCGGGATTTCAGGATCCGTCGCGAGAAAGGCATTGACTCCTCGCTCTTTTCGGAGTCGTCGTCGGAGTTCGATAAGGAGCCAGAGTGCCTCATCCGCGTCAAAGTCAGTTTCAGTAGCTTGGAGGTTTTGGACTGCTTCGTCAAGTGTAGTTCGCGTCGTGGCTACGCCTAGCTCGGTAGAGGGTGACTCGTAGGGTGGATAGGACTTGTAGGGTCCCATCAAATAGACCAAAAGTCGGGGCTTGGAGATCTCTGTCTCGCTGAGGTAGGGGCTTGTATCGAGTGCCTCGATCAACCGCTCTTCCATTATCCGTTACTCAATTCGGTGGACCAAATAGTTGGATGGTCTCGCCGCAACCATAGTAAAAAATCTTAAGATGGTAGGGAACCAACTGACTTATATGACTAACTCGCCCGACCGAACGTCAATTCCTGACGGCGGTTCGCTCCGACGGCGTGACGACCCTAATGAGGGCGATAACGGGTTCGACCTTGACGTTGAACTCCCTGAAGACAGCCTGTTCGATCTTGACGATTACTTGAAGATGTACGAAGTGGCGTCTAAGCCCAAGCAATATCTGATCCTTGAGGCGCTTGCGGAGAATAATCAACTCAGCACCAGCGAACTGTCAATGGTACTTGGTGAGGAGGATAATGCGCTCCACTATCCGCTCCGGACGCTCAAAGATGTCGCACTCATCAAGAACCGACGCGATCCGAATACGGGGACTGAAGAGACCTATTCGTACTACGAACTGACGGAGCTAGGACGGATCGTGTTGACCGAGGGGATCCGCGAGGGTGTCCAAATACTGGCTCGGCAAGAAGCATCTCTCGAAGACAAATATAGCAAGTAAATCGCCCCGAGGCCCTCGACAGTTTTTGTACATTCACCCTTCACTAATCACTGGGTCAAGCGATTTCATCGAAAAATCTGATTTCGAGCAGTATCGTTCGGCGACGTCCATCAGCGCTCGTGTGCGGCGAATATCGGCGACGTTGTGGAGTACGACCGCTTCGAAATCACCAGTCTCCCACGCGTCGACGGCCTCGCTACTTTTCCCAATTGGATCGACTGTGCCGTGGCCGGAAGCCACGAGCTCGTCATACACTCCAGTGAGGCTGTTCTCGCTCGTGTTGAATCGTGAGGAGAAGACCTCCATCACGTCGATGTACGGCAGCTCGGTGAACGGCCACTCGCGTTCATGATGACTCAACCGCGTTCGAAGAAATGGCAGATCGAATCCTCCCTTCCAGGTTTCCCCGTTGTAGGCAACGAGCTTGACATCTCGCTGTGCGATCGTGGCGTCGACGAACGTCTTGACTGCGTCCAACAGTGCGCCCTCATCGTCATGAACAGAGAGCGTTACTGGCGTGGCGAGATGCTCATTCACGCGCTGTTCGATATCTGCGGCACACGCACTCCCGTCTGTATTGAGGAACACTCTCGAGCCGATCTCGGCGTCGAAGCCGACGACGGTCAGCTGGTCAGTCGTCGAAAACCCCGTCGTCTCGATGTCGAATGCGATCGTCGCGAGTGTACTCATTGGGGTGGCTCGCTGGTTTCTTCATCGGATACTTGCGCATCGGTGTGCTGTTCGTCGAGCCAGTGTTCGAGCGCTTCGAGGCGTTCCTCGTGGTCTTCCAACGTGGCCTCCTGTTCGAGATCGATACTGAATAGCGCCGGCACCAGTGGATTCTGATGGTTCAACAGCCCGCTCGCGTCAGCGTGTTCGCGAGCGTACTCGAACAGTTGGTCGAAGCGTGGTTGGTCGCGACGACGGAGCGCCCGTCGGAACTCCGCCCAGCGGTCTTCGATAGCCCGCAGTGCATCCCGATATGTCGGATTCGTGCGTCCCATTGTTAGCGCCCCCCAGGTGCTGTCCACGCATCGAGGAGCGGACTCGCGGTGAGCGACGTCGTCTCGCCGTCAGCGGTCACGCTTGTTCCAACAACTGCCGGACTCGACGTCGACGACGGGGGTGTCGCCGGTTCGAGGCCAACCTGCGTCGCCCGCGTAGCGAGTAGCTGTCGCCAGTAGGCAAATGTGGTCTGGTAGTACGAACCGTCATCAACGGGATAGACGAGTGTCTCGAACTCGTCACCGACGAGTCGCGGCCCCATCCGTGTTTGCTCACACTCAAGATGGTGATTGGCGGCCGTCGCGACCGCTGCTGTGAACTCATCGATCGTACTCCGAGTAACGAGTACCGGGATGTCATAGCTGTCAGCGTACGTCGCTAGCCGAGCGAGAGTTCTCGCTTGTAGTGTTTCTGCGTGGTGCTCGCTGAGCGTCTCGTCGCTGCGGTACTGGGCGTCGACGGCCGGCGCGACGATGAGCGACGGGGTGTGTGGAGACGAGTCATCGTCTTGACCCATTGAATGTCGATCGGATGTGCTGGTGACAGCGGTCGATTTCTGGATGGCCTGGTTTACTGCTGTCGGGAGATCGTCGACAGCGCCGTAGTGCTGGTACGCGGTAAATCCGCGTGCGACGTGGATGCGGTCGAGCAACCGCTGGCTCGGTGTGATCTGAGCCAGCGTCGTCGTCGTCGCGTGGCCGTTCGCATCAACCCAGAAGGCGGGCCCATCGTGTAACAAGAGATGGTCAAGCACGAGCGACTGGAGGATTGGGACGCCACGCCCCCCGTCTATGTCCAGCAGCGTGATGCCGTCGTCGAGTGACGGTAGCAGCATCGCTTCTGTGGCTGGGTCGGCTTGATCAGCCAAGGTCCGATTGCGGTCAGCCCCCCGTGTCGGCTTGTCGGCCGCCATTCGGTTCGATGGTGGGTGGTCTCCCATACTCGATAACTAGTCACCCTCTCAATAAGCGACGGCGCGGTGCTTCCGTGTTTCAGGGAATAGCCTCTAGTGGCTACAGAATGGCCCAGTAAGCGTATATTTGGCCTGGCTGTTGCTTCCGAGAAAACTTCCACAGTTCTGACTCTGTTGAAATTCTCGACTGATGATTGTTCGGAAAGGGCATGCTGAATACAACGCGCGTATCCTGTGTAGAATTGCTCCAGTATTGAGCGAACATACCATGGCTAACTCGACTTCAAAACCGAGAGTAGCTACCAATAAGATTATTTTACGTACCTATCCACGACATCGTGTAGGTTTTCGTCATTAATGAATTCAGTTAGTTCTATGCCATCGATCAATTCAACATCCAAATCCTGAGCAGCTTTTCGTGCATTTTCTGTGAATTGAGCAGTAGTTACTAGAAATGACTTGTCACCATCCACCATTTTATCAATTGCTCCATAGTTCCTTATCGTACCTAGATTAATAGTGCTATCTGGTTGATATCGCTTGACTTGAATAGCATGTTTTTCACGCCAAGGATCCTGCCGTTGAGCAATTACATCTATGCCCAAGTCATCTTCATCTGGAACCACATTAGCACTAAATCCTATCTCCTTCCAACAATCCGCTATGAAGTGTTCAAATTCGGTAGGATCCATGGCATATAGTTTTTCTAATAATTCTTTATTAGGCAACGCTTGGTATTGCTTGCCTTCTTCTACTCTTTGAATAAAAGTGTCATACCAAGATAAAACTCCCAAATCACTCAAATTAATTATATATCTGCCGATAGCATTGTCTTCCCCATCTCTAACGGACGTACGAAGTCCTTCCATTAACTCATATGCATCCTCCAAAAGGTCTATTGAGGGTTTCCCAAGCAGATGATATACAGAAAACCAATCCATCTCATCTCTTCTAATACAAAAACGCAACATTTCTCTAGCATTGAGAATTTTATCGTGATCTAAGTCATTAGCAGAGGGATTAGTATAATCAGGGAGTTCTATTACATATCTTGAAGCCTCAAGAAATCTATCTTTGTTCCCTCCCAATTCTTTCATTCCAAAATCGTCCGCCGACACGTGGAGTTCGTTGTTTTTTCGGCTTACTCGGTATACGTGGGCATCCAAGGGCCTATTGAGCTCAACAGGCTGTCGGTTCGATAGACGAATATCCCACTCATTATCAAGATCGTCAGGCCTCTCGCATTCGTATACTGTGAAACTTCCACGTTCAGTGCTCTTCTTAACAGGGATTACAGTTACCTGTTCACCTATTAGATCAGATCGGGGGTGGGATACATTAATCACCATGATGATTCGTTATCCGCTAATAACTACAGTATTTCGCCGGCAAATTCTCTGAGCGGTTGCCTAGAGGTCTGAGAATAAGTAGTCTGTACTAGACAATATTACACAATACAGTCTGATGAACCTACCCTCTACATTTAGCAACGGTACCTATCATTACCAAAACATTTTAACAGAGTCTAAATCCTCGTTCTTGTTGATCCAGCTTAACCAACATTAGCACTAATCTTGTTGGTTAATTCGGCACGTGTTCTGGATCTAGCGGGATTCCGAGACAGAAGAGTTCGAGGGGGGGAACGCTTTTATTCGGCCTCTATTATCCGCATGTGTGACTAATTCCGACCAATCTGCTTTTGAGACTTTGATTGACGAGATTCATACTGATTTCTCCGACAATCCGGTTAACTACGGAAACGAGGATCCAGTCATTCCGGAGTTGATCCACCGGCTTCGACAGAAAATAGATGTAGACTATCTCCCAGTAGAGTATCGTCAAGAGTACGCCGATAACGAACAGTGGCGAGTCCGTGATTTTTCGACTCGTGTTGATAACATTGGCCAGGCAACTCGAATCCGTCCAGAAGTTCTCTTTGTACATGAGGGAGAGCGGTGGAAGTACGAGCGAACACTTGCTGGGGAAATCAAATCGACAGTGCCAAAATTTGATCTCGTTGTTTTCAACCCAGAACCACCGCTGATTGCGCAGAGCAAGGCGGAAGGCCCTGGTAATTATTGGGATACTGAGAACGACATCTCGGTGCTTTGTGAGGTTAAACACTCAAAAAACGAATCCTCGAACTTCTTTGCTGAATCAAATGGTGCCGATGATGTACAGGCGCTATCGCAGTATCCCGGCTCTGTAGAGCGGCGGGTATTCTTGTTCTTCGACTGGTGGCCAATCGATGGGAACCAATCCCATCGATACGAGCGCCACCGAGACCGATTGATAGAGAATGTCGGAGTGATATCAGAGCCAGTAGATGTTATTTTTCTCTCCCGTATTGGCGACTACCACACATTCACTATCGGATACTGAAGCGTCTCAGTTGGGCTTTTCAGACTATTATCGGCTGAAACGTCTGATCGCTGGAGACTGTGTATTGAACATAACTGGTCAGAATGTAACCCGTGTTGAGGATTTCAACAGAGCTGAATTAGCGTATTTACACTCCTACTACCGACTTAACAGATTGTTACGAAACTGGCGACGCAGCTGCTGAATCAACGAGTGAGTACTCGCGGTCTCGACTCGTGCCTTCTGCTTCGAGGAGATTGTACTGTGCCATCTTCGAAAGGTAGGTCCGGACAGTGCGTTTCGTCCGCGGATCGTCGACCGCCCCAGTATAGTGGTCGTGAATCTCGCTGGGTCCAAGTGGCCCGTGGTCGCGAACAATATCGTATACGACCCGCTGGTGTGGCGTAAGCGAGTCAAGGCTCTTCTGCTTAATTTGGGCCCGAGCATCTTCAGCGGCATCTAGGAGGATGTCGTTAGTGATCTCCTCGTGATTTTCGCGATCAGCCGTGCTGGCTGCGCTGCGAAGCATCCCGATAGCCAGACGAGCATCACCAGCGGCCGCATCGGCGATCTGATAGAGCTGCTCGTCGGTGATGACGTCGTTTTCAAGGCCCCATTTCGTTCGAGCACTCAGAATATCGTAGAGTTGCTCGTTGTGGTACTTGTCCATCCGGACGTGTTCGCTTGAGCGCAGCCGACTTACGAGCCGGTCGTCGACGCGGCTGAACAGCTCTTCTTCCTTGTTCGCGATACAGATCACCGCGAACTGCTCCATACTGTGGAGGTCGTAGATGAGGCTCGGGTCTTCGAGTTGGTCGACCTCGTCGAGGATGACAACGGTTCGAGGACCGTCGTACTGTTGGAGCCGATCAATGAGCTCGTCGTGGGGTGTCGACTGCCGATGAATGTCTATCGTCGCGCCGATGTCGTCGAGGATCTGGTACAGCGTTCGGAAGCGGCTGTAGTTTCGCCAGCAGTTGACGTAGGTGGCCTCGACGTCGAGCACTTCCTCGCGGAGCCGTTCGGTAACGAACTTCGAGACACAGGTTTTACCGACACCGCTCGGACCGGTGACGATAGCCGTGTCAGCTGGCTCTCCGTTCGTGATCGGTTCGAGAACGCTCGAGAGGTGGTTGACTTCGGCGTCGCGATGCTCGACTTCTCGAGGGACGAACCCGGCGCGGAGGACGCGAGCATCACGGATCATTTGTTTCTGACAGACTAATTTCCGGTCAGGTTATAAAAACCTCACCGGGTCAGTTCCGGAAAATTCCTCATCGCCGTTGAATTGCTTCTTCTATAGTGTCGCTGTCTCCCGATTCTGATTGTGGAAACGCTCCACTTCCGGAAACGTCCAAAAACTCACTCGGCTCTCTCTAGCCCGGCGTCTTCACCGTCAACCTCGATGACATCACCGTCGCCAACGTTCAGCGCGTTACGAAGCTTCTCGAGATGGTCATCTGCCTCCTCGCGGATCTCCTTCGCGGTGGTGAGATCAACCTCTCCATCTTCGAGTGTCTCGGCGGCCTCTTCAACAGCGTCCTGTGATGAACGACGAAAGGACGTGGTTGAACCGCTCAGGCTCCTCTAAGAAGGGACAATGACCACTATTGGTGAAGCGCTCAAGCTCGGCGTCAGGTGTATTGTCGGCAACGTATTCGACACCACCATTCTCTAGCATCGTTTCGTCTTCACCAAGACACACGAGGGTAGGAACATCCACGTCGGGAACCATTTCCCGGTAGTCGCGTACTGATTGGTCGAAAAGAATCGCGCTCGTGATCGGTGGTGGGACTCGTGTGATCTCGTCGAAGAGCGTCTGTTCGACAGTATTCGGTTCATCCACGAGCATCTCGTCAATGAGGGACCACGCCAGCTCGTGTGGATTTGTTTGTGCGAGCTCCATGAGTCCACGAAGTTCATCAAAGCCGAACACACCGTGCTCGTAATCCTCCTGTTCAAGATCCAGTGGCTGTTGTTCGACACTTACGAAGCCGCGGAATCGGTCTGTCCCAAACTGACGAACGTATTCCCATGCCACGAGCGACCCCATCGACCAGCCGACCAGAATAACATCAGAAAGACCCTGTGCGTCAAGGAACGCCTCCAGGTCACGAGCATACTGAGGCAGGGTATGTCCGGTTTCGGTTTTCTCGGAACGACCATGGCCTCTGAAATCGAGGGTGATCACCCGATACTCGTCGCTGAGAGGCTGCTGTTCGCTGAAGAACCGGCTACTCATCAACACTCCGTGAAGGAAGACAACCGGTACTCCGTCTCCATCCGATTCGTAGTACAACTCCGCCCCGTTGACCGATTCAGTTGGCATATCGGAAGATATGTATGATCGCTGTTAGTTGTTGTGCCGAATGCTGCTGATATCCAGTTGTTCCACTCTAGTATAGCACATTATGCCTCAGAACAGGGTATCCGCTATTGACTCTCCTCAGTCGCTTCCGTTGACGCCACCTTCTTGACGATATTGACCGAACATCGATTGTATGAATGTTCTCGTCGCTGGTTCGCATGGACAAGTTGGCCAACACGTGACCCGTCTGCTTGCTGAGAGCGATCACAGCGTTCAGGGGATGGTGCGTGTGGAATCGCAAGCACCAGATATCAGGGATTTGGATGCTGAGCCGGTTGTAGCGGATCTCACCGGTGATGTCTCACACGCCGTTGAAGAAATTGACGCGATCATTTTCGCTGCGGGATCGGGTGGTGAAGACGTGTGGGGTGTTGACCGCGACGGTGCGATTAACATCATTGACGAGGCGGTATCTGCGGGGGTAGAACGGTTTGTGATGCTTAGTTCGATTAATGCCGATCAGCCTGAGAATAGCCCCGAGGCGTTGCGAGAGTATCTCCGCGCAAAGGGTGAGGCCGACGAGTATCTCCAACAGAGCAACCTGACGTACACTATCGTTCGTCCTGGACCGCTGACAAACGAAGGTGGTACCAAACGAATCAAAACAGGTACTGATCTCGACAGAGACGCGATTGAGATCCCGCGAGAAGATGTCGCCCGGACACTGATCGCGACGCTCGGGGCTGAGAGTACGTATGATGAAACGTTCGAACTTGCGGCCGGTGAGGTGTCGATCGGTGAGGCGTTAGAGACGCCACACCATACGTAGTCTGACGACCGGATTCGTGGACGGCTATCCTTTTTGATGGTGTCCGTACGGGTGTTGAAGTCCTTTGGCTGTACCACACCCCTCTGTCGACGCTATCGCCAAGCGCATCCGGATTGCCGGGGTGGTTTGACGCATGTTTCGCCGTTGGCGGCGACCCCCTCGTGAATGAGTTGCTACCGGACGGCCGGCCGCTTCTTGTTGCTGGGTGCGGTCTGGGGGACGGCGTTCATGGCGACGGACGTCGGCCTCGCAGATCTCCCCGTGGTACCGTTCGCAGCCGTGCGCTTTGATGTCGCTGCCGCGCTGCTGTTCGCCGCCGTTCTCGTCTCTGGTTCGGATGTCTATCCTCGGACTCTTCTGGTTTCAGTTTCACCCTCCTTGACGAACTCTTTTGTCGGTCTTTAACGGTGTGGCAGTATGCGACGATACGGTATCATTCTGCTACTTATCATTGTAGTCGTGGCCGCTGGCACTACGGCTACAACGGGTCAACAAGTCCAAGACAGAGCCCCCGAAAGTTGCATAGATGCTTTTACAGCCCAACAGTGGGAGTCGGCTCAGCTTACGGGAGAGATACGACTCGCTGAGGATGACACAGTCCAAATCACATACGATGGCCACGGTGAATTGACCCCATTCGAGGTTGACCCACCGACTGCGGCTACCGTTGTCAACACGACTGGGTTCTCGAACACTGCGGATGGGACCTACACCTTTGGTGGACGGCAGGCAACACCGACCCTCACGTATCGCGTACAAACTGGATTATCCACCAATGAATCTTATGCGAGCGGTGAGTCGTGGCTTCATACTCCGCTCCCTTCGTACATTCAGACCCGCGTCCACCACATCACCCCCGAAGGCGGCCACGTTGGTACGCAATTCGCCTATCTTGGAAATTATTCAGCTGTAACGCTTCAAGATGGATGCCACGAAGTCACGGGCATCATCGCTGACGAGAGCCGGTCGGCGGTTGACAGTGAGCAAATCGAGCGGCAGCTCCGATACGCGATGACTGAGTACGATGTTGGACACCGTTACAGCAAGACAACAGTCTTCGTAACACCGGGAAAAGTCGATCCCACTTCCAGTGGTGAAGCACACAAAGCGGACGCGTGGGCGTCCAGTCGACATGGGCCATCGAATACCACCCATATCGTACTCCACGAGTACTTACATACGAGACATTCTTTCGGTGATGCTTCACTAGGCGAGATGAGTTGGTTCAATGAGGGGACAACGGAGTATATGTCTCTACGACTAATGCTGGGCGCTGGGACACTTTCGCCACGAGAATACAACAACCGATTGGAGAACGCCGCAGGGGGGCGTGCTGTCCTATCGAACCGGTCAACGTGGACCGATCATCGTACCCCATACCAGCGGGGAACGTTGTTTAATGCCCATTTAGACCACCGTATCCGAAACGCTACAGACGGCGAGAGTACGCTCGAAGATGTCGTCGCTGTCGCGAACGCTAAACAGGGGAGCCAGTTCCTTCCGTCTGAACGTGCGGTATTCGATATTGTCGCAACTGTTTCCAATACAGACACAGCGACATGGGCAAACAGTACTGTAGATAGCAGTCAGGCTTTCGGAATTTCACCAATCCAACAAAAGACCACTCCTGAATGGGAGTACCGGATCTCAATCGCTCACGAAAATCTAAGCGAACAACCTCTACTTGGTGTCTTCTTCGGATTGGTGCTTGGGGTTCTGCTGATGACAATTTCCGAAGAGTACGTCAATGGGTCGGAGGATGACAGCCCAGAAAAATCAGAAAACAGCTAGTTAGTAGGCGGCTAAGTCCTCTATTAAAGAAGGCGCTCATTCAGGGTATCCGAATCTGTCAGTACACGCTGCGAGAGTGAGCATTGGTTCTGTAGGGCCGAGACTGACTGGGCGAAGTCACCCTGATGCTGAATAATATTGGTGAAGCGCCGTACTGTCCGCCTTCTGGTCACTTGTCCGGCTTCGTCCCGGTTCGCAGATTCTCGCGGTACTCAGCCCACGCCTCGTACATTTCGATCTGATCGTTTTTCGACATTGTCTCATCGGTGTCCGGGTCGAAGAACGGAAGTTCTTCTTTCTCCGGCATCGCCATCACTTGGCTGAGCGGATAGAGCTCAGAGTAGTAGTTTTCGAGGACCCATTCTTCACCGTGATCTTCGACAGCTTCGGTAATGAATGGGGCTGCTTCCGGGTACTCGTCGGCAAGGGTATCGGGCATTGTGAACTGTAGTGGGAAGAGTGGCCGGCCTACGCGTCGGTGAACTCAGCAAGCGAGTGGTTGGGACTGCTGTGGTTCCACTTTCCGATCTGAATGAGATCGAAGGTCTCGATGTCGTCTTCAACAGCGGCGTCAAGTGTGGCAGTAATGTCGGCAGAGAGACTGTCGACACGGATCGCCGTCACTGGGTGACCTCCAAGCTTGTAGCCGGTTGCGAGACTCGTGGGAGAGACGACGATTACCGCACCACCATCGACAGCGTCGAGGGCGAGTTGGGCATCCCGATGCTGGAGGACGGTCGCATCCAGCTCATCGACAGGGAAGAGACAGACTGCTGTCCCGTACTCAATGCTCGCCCCCGCTGTGTAGAAATGCCCTATAGACATAATCAGCTGCTACTATATGCCCTATGGACATTAATATTGCGGCTCCAATCAATACCGAGTCATGCGACTCGGCCAGCCCGTAAGTTGAATATCCAGCCCGTTTCAGCGCTGTGTGTGGCTCGAAATCTGTACGAGAGTACCGCGGCGGCACTCGCGACTGGATCTGTGGAACACATTTCGTACGAGACCCCACCGAGCACTGCTGCCGAGTGGCTCGTGACGAATGGCTACGATGCGGCGCCAGTTGACCGGGACGGCGACCCAGTTGGATTCATCCACGAAGATGACGTCGACACCGACGATACTGGTGACACGCTTGAGGCGGCGCTCACACCGCTCACTATTGACTACATGATTAGCGGTGACACGTCGTTCGCGGAGAGTCTCGCAGCGCTAATCGAGGAGCCGGTCTATTTCCTTGGGGGCCACAACCGGATCACCGGCATCCTCACCCGTGCGGATCTGAATACCCCACCCGCACGGATGTATCTCTTCGATCGGATCACGTACTTGGAAGAACATCTGCGAGAGATCATCTCGTCGGAGGTTTCCGATTGGAAGCAGACTCCTGTGAGTACCGACGAAATCGATGGTATCGAAACCCGGTATGCGGATGCCAAAGCCG
The genomic region above belongs to Haloplanus sp. HW8-1 and contains:
- a CDS encoding DUF7509 family protein — encoded protein: MEERLIEALDTSPYLSETEISKPRLLVYLMGPYKSYPPYESPSTELGVATTRTTLDEAVQNLQATETDFDADEALWLLIELRRRLRKERGVNAFLATDPEIPLYEMDAATQSVEFTKASVATVFIAPAMGDNLGVGIEIGSVCEHLSSQELREEVLFLGEQNVESSMIDAISDRWHVTVDEFDDFDGLYQAVKAHVRQVA
- a CDS encoding MarR family winged helix-turn-helix transcriptional regulator; the protein is MTNSPDRTSIPDGGSLRRRDDPNEGDNGFDLDVELPEDSLFDLDDYLKMYEVASKPKQYLILEALAENNQLSTSELSMVLGEEDNALHYPLRTLKDVALIKNRRDPNTGTEETYSYYELTELGRIVLTEGIREGVQILARQEASLEDKYSK
- a CDS encoding ribonuclease H-like domain-containing protein — protein: MSTLATIAFDIETTGFSTTDQLTVVGFDAEIGSRVFLNTDGSACAADIEQRVNEHLATPVTLSVHDDEGALLDAVKTFVDATIAQRDVKLVAYNGETWKGGFDLPFLRTRLSHHEREWPFTELPYIDVMEVFSSRFNTSENSLTGVYDELVASGHGTVDPIGKSSEAVDAWETGDFEAVVLHNVADIRRTRALMDVAERYCSKSDFSMKSLDPVISEG
- a CDS encoding restriction endonuclease → MSADDFGMKELGGNKDRFLEASRYVIELPDYTNPSANDLDHDKILNAREMLRFCIRRDEMDWFSVYHLLGKPSIDLLEDAYELMEGLRTSVRDGEDNAIGRYIINLSDLGVLSWYDTFIQRVEEGKQYQALPNKELLEKLYAMDPTEFEHFIADCWKEIGFSANVVPDEDDLGIDVIAQRQDPWREKHAIQVKRYQPDSTINLGTIRNYGAIDKMVDGDKSFLVTTAQFTENARKAAQDLDVELIDGIELTEFINDENLHDVVDRYVK
- a CDS encoding Cdc6/Cdc18 family protein, which encodes MIRDARVLRAGFVPREVEHRDAEVNHLSSVLEPITNGEPADTAIVTGPSGVGKTCVSKFVTERLREEVLDVEATYVNCWRNYSRFRTLYQILDDIGATIDIHRQSTPHDELIDRLQQYDGPRTVVILDEVDQLEDPSLIYDLHSMEQFAVICIANKEEELFSRVDDRLVSRLRSSEHVRMDKYHNEQLYDILSARTKWGLENDVITDEQLYQIADAAAGDARLAIGMLRSAASTADRENHEEITNDILLDAAEDARAQIKQKSLDSLTPHQRVVYDIVRDHGPLGPSEIHDHYTGAVDDPRTKRTVRTYLSKMAQYNLLEAEGTSRDREYSLVDSAAASPVS
- a CDS encoding alpha/beta fold hydrolase; this translates as MPTESVNGAELYYESDGDGVPVVFLHGVLMSSRFFSEQQPLSDEYRVITLDFRGHGRSEKTETGHTLPQYARDLEAFLDAQGLSDVILVGWSMGSLVAWEYVRQFGTDRFRGFVSVEQQPLDLEQEDYEHGVFGFDELRGLMELAQTNPHELAWSLIDEMLVDEPNTVEQTLFDEITRVPPPITSAILFDQSVRDYREMVPDVDVPTLVCLGEDETMLENGGVEYVADNTPDAELERFTNSGHCPFLEEPERFNHVLSSFITGRC
- a CDS encoding SDR family oxidoreductase; the protein is MNVLVAGSHGQVGQHVTRLLAESDHSVQGMVRVESQAPDIRDLDAEPVVADLTGDVSHAVEEIDAIIFAAGSGGEDVWGVDRDGAINIIDEAVSAGVERFVMLSSINADQPENSPEALREYLRAKGEADEYLQQSNLTYTIVRPGPLTNEGGTKRIKTGTDLDRDAIEIPREDVARTLIATLGAESTYDETFELAAGEVSIGEALETPHHT
- a CDS encoding CBS domain-containing protein, with translation MARNLYESTAAALATGSVEHISYETPPSTAAEWLVTNGYDAAPVDRDGDPVGFIHEDDVDTDDTGDTLEAALTPLTIDYMISGDTSFAESLAALIEEPVYFLGGHNRITGILTRADLNTPPARMYLFDRITYLEEHLREIISSEVSDWKQTPVSTDEIDGIETRYADAKAANVELSEIHYAQFSTLSTIVSSVEACWQECGFLMAGEAQSRLHDITELRNDVAHANLLVEHTEDDKFLSSGRTTENLYTLLADIEQILTSLQGAGYAPETATE